From the Gadus chalcogrammus isolate NIFS_2021 chromosome 15, NIFS_Gcha_1.0, whole genome shotgun sequence genome, one window contains:
- the LOC130404807 gene encoding uncharacterized protein LOC130404807, translating to MVTSGLTCSVEISSKNLKATIKPLRTRTAGVGRTENRGSGTTTYGHRPANNGRESGIDSAMSLLEEINNNDFLSTNEEGGLVDSDEPPAAASTTPPPTEPPSPASSTSTSTSTTDKRKRSLSQQEHSAQVTDCLREMHSDDIAQQDRARAQRDDHLQLLLIDAREAREQEASLRREEAAQTSEFHRSFLGVFGQLVEAMRDRRV from the exons ATGGTTACATCAGGTCTTACGTGCAGTGTCGAGATAAGCTCAAAAAACTTAAAAGCGACTATAAAGCCATTAAGGACCAGAACGGCAGGAGTGGGTCGAACCGAAAATCGTGGAAGTGGTACGACCACTTACGGCCACAGACCGGCAAACAACGGGAGGGAGAGTGGCATCGACTCGGCCATGAGTTTGTTGGAGGaaattaataataatg ACTTCCTATCTACAAACGAAGAAGGCGGTTTGGTCGACAGTGATgaacccccagcagcagcttcaACAACGCCACCGCCCACAGAACCACCTTCTCCAGCGTCCAGCActagcaccagcaccagcaccactg ACAAGAGAAAAAGGAGCCTGTCGCAACAGGAGCACTCGGCTCAAGTGACGGACTGTCTCAGAGAAATGCACTCCGATGACATCGCCCAACAGGATCGTGCCCGGGCCCAGCGTGACGACCACCTCCAGCTGCTCCTCATTGACGCCCGAGAAGCGAGGGAGCAGGAAGCATcattgaggagagaggaggcggcACAGACTTCAGAGTTCCACCGATCGTTCCTTGGTGTGTTCGGCCAACTGGTGGAGGCAATGCGTGACCGACGTGTTTGA